GAAGGAGATAATATTGCAGGGAGTTAGTGATATGGGGTTTCAATCCAAGCTACTGAATTGTTTGAGTTATCAACAGCTCTTACaaaagcaagggagggattttcaaactcctttattCTGTGTGGAACTATCTCGATCACCTTCAACTGCATTTCAAATTACTGCAGTAGGTAATGTTGTTTCAAATACTCCTGATACTAATTCAGTTGAATTAAAGAATCTATTAAATAAGTATCAGTGTATTTTTGAAGATCCAAAGACCTTACCACCAATTAGAAGTCACAATCATTTTATTCCCTTTGTACCAACAGCAGAACCTGTGAATATTAGGCCTATAGGAACCCTCATTTTCAGAAAGCAGAAATAGAGAAATTGGCAGATGAAATGTTACAAAATGAGGTCATTCAACCCAACGCCAGTCCTTATTCTTCTCCAAGACTTCTTATCATGAAAAAGGATGGTTCTTGGAGGTTTTGCATTGACTATAAAAAGTTAAAGGACCTCACTATTAAAGACAAGTTCCCAATTCCAATAATTGATGATCCTTTAAATGAGCTTCAATTCATGGTGCTTTAATCTTTTCTAAGATTGATTTAAAGGCAGGTTACCACCAAATCAGGATGAGTCCACCTGATATTCATAAAACAACCTTTAGGACCCatcatgggcattatgaatttactGTTATTCCCTTTGGGCTAACAAATGCCCCTGCCACTTTTCAGGCTCTTATGAATCACATATTTCAGCCCTATTTAAGGAAGTTTGTGTAAGTATTCTTTGATGATATCATCATATATAGCTCATCACGGGAACAACATTTGCAAAACTTGGAATTAGTGTTTGAAGTGTTGAAACAACAATGGCTGTATGCCAAACGCAGTAAGTGTCCATTTAGCAAAACTGAGATAGATTATTTGGGCCTTAATATATCTGGAAAGGGAGTTGCCATAGACCCTGCCAAGATTCAGGCCGTTACGTCTTGGCCAACCCCTAAAtcagtgaaagaattgaggaggTATTATGGAAAATTTGTGCACAATTATGGTATAATCAGTAAACCTACTACTGATATGTTAAAAAAGAATGCTTTCCAATGGACTGATGCAGCTCAATATGCATTTGATAATCTTAGAACAATCATGTTTCAAGCACCAATATTAGCACTTCCTGATTTCTCTAAGCCATTTACTTTTGAAACAGATGCTAGTGGTTCTAGGATGGAGGCAGTCTTGCAATAGAAAGGGCATCCCATTGCATATTTCTCTAAGGCATTTGGTCCCAAAACAAAGGCCTTGTCAGTCTGTGAGAGAGAGTTGTAGGCCATTACTTTTGTTGTCTCCAAGTATAGATATTACTTGGAGCAAGGTCCATTTTTTATTAAGACTGACCATGAGAGTATTAAGCACTTGATGGAGCAAATATTGCATACCAACTCGCAATTAAGGAGTGTTTCTAAATTATTAGGCCTGCAATACAAGATTTTGTGTAGAAAGGGTGTAGATAAcaaagttgctgatgctttgtctAGAAAACCTGCCGTAGCAGATGCTGAATTATACTCTTCATGCCTCCTTGCACTCTACTTGGATGACTCAATTGTCTCACAATTATGATGGGGATCCTAAAGCAGCAGAATTAATATCTCATCTTTCAATAGATATGTAACAATCGGCAAAAGATGCCACCTGGGAGGATAGTGCTTTACTGAAGGCCAGTTCCCTGAAGTTCCACTTTCTTGGGGGCAAGAAAATACTAGAAGAGGGGGTATTGTTACATATTATAGGAGGAAATATAAGAATAAGATGTGATTAGGAATTCTAGAAGAGTTGAGGAGTTAGTAATTAGCAGGAAGTGTAACTAATTCTGTTGTGTTAGCTAGAATAGTCAGCTGAAGTATTTACAAGGCAGTTATTGTTTATAAATACTTCAACCGTCACCTTGTTGTAATTCATTCCAGGAATTAGCAAGAATACAGTCTCTCTCTTCTATTCTTTCTATTCTTACCTCTATTCCCCTATTTCTTTCTCTTAGGGTTTCATAAACCCTAACATAGAGCTTCTGGTGTCGCAAGAACTACAGCAGGTAGCCCCCAAAAAAGCATTGCAGTCAAGCGTTATCACCAGGAACAGTCTACCAGTCTCACAAGTTCTCATCAAATGGCTTCACTATTCAGTAACGTGGGAGGATGCCTCTTTCATCACCTCCAAATTTCTAGATTTTGCACCCTTCTTGGGGCAAGAAGGTGCTAAAGATTGTTACATATGTGAGGAAAAAGTACAAAAGGAAGAAGTCTAGAGAATAGTTAAGAGGATGAATTGTTATAGAGGTAGTTAAGAGGAGACAAGAACAGCTGTAACTACTTCAGTTAGAATAACTGAAGCTAGCTGAAGCTGTATAAATAAGTAGAAAGAACACTTGAAATGATAACTAAAGTTCTCATCTCTCTAATTCTTTCTTCTCTCTATCTCTGCTATTAACTCTCTCTAAATTCTCTATTTCTTTTCTTCCTAATTCTTTTCTTTCCCAGTTACCTATAACTGCCTCATTAGGGATTCAAACCCTAACAAAGGGGAAGGCAAGAAGGAAACAAACAATAATCTAATCTTACTTTGTCAGTTATCTTCTTGTTTCCTCTTCATGCTCTCATGCTTCCAGTTATCTTCTTGTTTCTCTTCATGCTCTAATGCTTCCAGCTATCTTCTTGTTTCCTCTTCATGCTCTCATGCTTCTCTCCCTGCACAGccattatcaaattccaacaaaaGCCAAACAAAAATACCACACAAATAAAAAAGAAGCACAGAAGGATGCTACAGAGGAAATTTCCTCATACAAGCTAAAACCAAAATGATCCCATCAGAAAAGAATTACAGCAAGGTCAAGCCATTTCAGCACAGTAACAAGTTGGATGGTTCTAAACAATCAAAGATGTATCATTTATAGTAACAAAAACACAAAATTAAAAGCTTACTAGGCTAAGGATGTGGCAGTTCATGATATCACCCTTATAAATGAATGAAGTTTTGATCTCAAAACTGGCAGAATAAATAATTTTTGGATTAAATTAGGATGCACTGCAGTTGGTTTCCTCAAAGACAAACAATTTAAGAGTGCGGGGGTAATCATCTTGAATAGTAGCATGATATCCAAAAGCATGAGGAGTCCCAGTGTGCAGATAACAGAAACGCCGATTCCCTAAGTGCAAAATAAAACTGCTACAATCCAAGTCATAAAAAGAGTCAACTTCTTCCCTCATTGATATAGTCTTGATTGGGAGGCTGCTGAACATTCTTGGATTTGGGTCTATATTAGACAAGGGCCCTAACCTTAAGATACGGTTGTGGAGAAGTCCATGCAAACCATAAAGGTATTTGTCGCTGCTATCTTCCCCAACTGCAGTAAAAGTGAGAAAATCGTCAGCGGTAATCTTCTCTTTCTCCAACTTCGTTGAGGATGTCCATTCTAAGGTGTCCAGATTGAAGACTGAAAGTACCCTGAAATGGTCTGCATCACTGCCAACAAAGAAAATAAACCTTCCACCAACAAAGGAGAAGTGCCACCAGATCGGAATATCTATTGGCGGATCATCAAGAACCATCCATTTAGCGCTCTCAGAATCAAAGCATTCAAAGAATCTGATAGAATTATTGACGGGCATCCCTTTCTCGTTATAACAAGGTAGAGTGAAGTCAGCAGCAATGCTGCCACTAAGAACAAAAATCTTACCATCAGCCACAACTGCACATGGATCACTTTTTCCGGTGTTCATGGACACACCCCTTTTCATCGAACCTTTGCCGTCAATAGGGTCAAAGATATACACATCTTTTGGGAACCATTGATCAAAAGGAACCCTGGGATCCTCCAAGTCGTGTTCCCCACCAAGAAAGTAGAATTCAGACCCCAACTGGACGGAGCACATTCCTCTGGGATATTCTCGTTCCGGAAATTCAAGAATCGCAgagagattgttgaccccacaagctcaaaggagcatagattttgatgataccaaaactcaactagaattaaactaacattgttttaagtgttgtgcttctcaaaagaacaaaaggaaaagtcacaaggatttcatgatggattcatgcttctgaagaaaggatgacattctaaagataacacaggacgaatcaaaggagataaaagaagaaaatgttaccttccaaggctacattgaaaatcagaattgatggtacatatagtatagaagttaagttttatttttaggattacttgtgaaaagaattgaggagtaaaagtcaatgatgcttattttcaatccctcaaatgatttttcttttaaacatcattattggcccaaaaaaaaaagtatttgactatgatttggtgtgaagttttatagttttgaaagttatgcagaaaagttttcctggtatgctaactggtttgctacttattttagtatgctaactggtttgctactttttttttataatgctaagttttttttttttttcaagtataATGCTAATCAAAACTGCACaacatcacaaaaaaaaaaaaaaataataatttttttttttttcttcaaaataaaaaaaacgttcaaatttaaaaacaaaaaaaaaaaaaaagctcaaagCTATAAATACTTTTTCCTTTTGCCAAAATTAATGAAaagtctcaaaaaaaaaaaaaaaaaaaagcttcattCAAAAGTgctcaaagtttttttttttttcatttttatctatcattctcttcttctttttttattatatttattattgagAGAGAGTAGAGTTTAACATTATTATATTATAAGAGTCATTCATTCAGTGTTTGAAGTTGTGGTTGTGAAAGAAGTGTGTGGGTTGTAAGCTTTGAAGAGCTTGTGAAGTAAAGTGTTTTTTTTTGATTGTTTTAGAAGAGAGAtttaaaaagagaagaaaagaagagtgaAGAGaagagagagtggatgtaggctagttaaagccgaaccactataaaaatttcattgttcattttctcaacccttgctctttacatttatgcaatttaactttatgattgatatgcctttgctgatatgaaagttgatatTGTTTGCTGATAACCTTGCTGTAAACtgagaaaattagtttactgctaaatctgctgatatctgatataatcTGCTTGTTATTTGATTTGAGGTCAGTTAGGATATCTGGTATTCTGCTCTGGTTGCTGTGTTAAAAATTTTTCAGATTACTGATATCTTTACTGAATGCtgatataatttgttagatcagtatactgattgcatatagcttaactttgaatcaacttgtcattagagttgtattgttcatatttcacattagtcaattgagttgaacctagctgcaattttcaaaggttttgagcaagaacagaaaattgtttttaaagtccaattcaccccccctcttggacatattttgggacatcaatttggtatcagagcttgtttcTCTTGCTagaggattaaaccccttagagtgatccatacacatggctagttcatctagaaattctgctggtatacctgcccccttagctgaaggttattccatcactagaccaccactttttaatggcacaaattactccttttggaaaactagaatgagaaactttatacaatctgttgacattgatgcttggaggatagttaaagatggtccttatattccttataaaaccagtgaaggaaccGTACAAAATCCTAAAGCTGAaattgaatttgatgataatgattggaagaaaatttctacaaatgccaaggatattaacattcttcattgtgttcttgatattaatgagtataatcgtgtttcaggatgtcaaactgcaaaagaaatatgggacaaactagaagtcacatatgaaggaactgatgtggtaaaagagtcaaaggcaaacctcctcatccgtgattatgagttatttgagatgaaacctggtgaaactattgctgaGATGAGTACCAGATTTATAGATCTTGTCaatctacttaaagctcttggaaagagatttgaggaataagaacttgtaaagaaaattctgaggtctcttccaaagtcatgggaagcaaagactactgttattcaagacaccaaggatttcagaaaatacacctatgatgagctaattggttctctcattgcacatgagatgatctataagaaagatgagaaagaaggtgtcaaaagaaaaagaaaggtatagccttcatatccgaaaaggtagatgagaaaaagaaaagtgttgttcttaaagctagttcaagtgatgattcaagtgcttcaagtgatgatgatgaagatatggctatgatagtcaaaagattcaaaagaccatttagaaaaggtggaagcaaatacaagaagttcacaaagaaatatgctccaaagactccaaatcattcaagtgaaatagtttttatgagtgtaacaaaccaggccacattaagccaaaatgtcctactttgaagaagaaaaacaagtttagaaaggacaaaagcaaaaaggcaatggcagcaacatggagtgatagtgactcttcatcaaatgatgaaacaagtgacaaagaagctgcaaacacttgtatgatggcaattgaagaaaaaggtgaaagctcacacatcgaaaatagtgaaaatgaggtaaatcttgaactttctaatgttgatgaattagaacttgcttttgtgaagacatatgataaatatagaacttttaaaaagaaatgcaaaattttagttcatgaaaattgtgttttaagatcagaaaatatttccttgagtatggcttcaaaggaaaatgaattttacaaatctcaaatgaaattatttaaggaagttaataatgagcttcaaagatcaaaagaagtgtgtgaacaacttcttgagaaaaatagaattcttgaagcaaaagttgaatctttgataAGAGATTTATCTtagtttacaaaaggaaaagaaacacttgatatacttcttgggaatcaaagatccacaaatgaaaaatctagaattggttatgatggatttatgaaatatggaaaatacaaacaattttttgttaaagctacatccttttctcaaccgagtattacatgcttttattgtaatcataaaggtcatatgattaatgcttgtcctattaggaaaggaacctttaaggcaaagaaagcaTGGGTGCCTAAAGGGACTTTACCTAATATTACTAACacacaaggacccaaagttgcttgggtacctaagaacagctaactgatttcaggtctgcctaaggagtatgctggaaacagaatattggtacattgatagtggctgctctaggcacatga
The Hevea brasiliensis isolate MT/VB/25A 57/8 chromosome 15, ASM3005281v1, whole genome shotgun sequence genome window above contains:
- the LOC131173964 gene encoding uncharacterized protein LOC131173964 produces the protein MCSVQLGSEFYFLGGEHDLEDPRVPFDQWFPKDVYIFDPIDGKGSMKRGVSMNTGKSDPCAVVADGKIFVLSGSIAADFTLPCYNEKGMPVNNSIRFFECFDSESAKWMVLDDPPIDIPIWWHFSFVGGRFIFFVGSDADHFRVLSVFNLDTLEWTSSTKLEKEKITADDFLTFTAVGEDSSDKYLYGLHGLLHNRILRERSMRA